Within Providencia hangzhouensis, the genomic segment TCGACCGCCAACTCGGCCGCGAGGTTATGGGCATCGTGCAGGGCGGGTCGGTGTCGTGGCAGTTAGGGCGGCAGAGGGGGCTGGAACGCTGAGTGCGCCCATGCCGCATTGCGAAGCAAAAGATAATCGGATAAAATGTAGCAATTCATATTCGTAAGCGTGGAGTAATCAGATGGGAAATTCCAAGTCAGCAGACAAGTAAGCCGCAACAACCAGTATTGTTGTTGCGGCGCTCTGTAAGGCTAGTCTCATCTGATTGCTGACGAGCAGACGTCGCCCGGTATTCCTTAATCGAGGGTTGATTCGTCATGACCACCACACGCCCCGCGTGGGCCTATACGCTGCCGGCAGCACTGCTGCTGATGGCTCCTTTCGACATCCTCGCTTCACTGGCGATGGATATTTATCTCCCTGTCGTTCCAGCGATGCCCGGCATCCTGAACACGACGCCCGCTATGATCCAACTCACGTTGAGCCTCTATATGGTGATGCTCGGCGTGGGCCAGGTGATTTTTGGTCCGCTCTCAGACAGAATCGGGCGACGGCCAATTCTACTTGCGGGCGCAACGGCTTTCGTCATTGCGTCTCTGGGAGCAGCTTGGTCTTCAACTGCACCGGCCTTTGTCGCTTTCCGTCTACTTCAAGCAGTGGGCGCGTCGGCCATGCTGGTGGCGACGTTCGCGACGGTTCGCGACGTTTATGCCAACCGTCCTGAGGGTGTCGTCATCTACGGCCTTTTCAGTTCGATGCTGGCGTTCGTGCCTGCGCTCGGCCCTATCGCCGGAGTATTGATCGGCGAGTTCTTGGGATGGCAGGCGATATTCATTACTTTGGCTATACTGGCGATGCTCGCACTCCTAAATGCGGGTTTCAGGTGGCACGAAACCCGCCCTCTGGATCAAGTCAAGACGCGCCGATCTGTCTTGCCGATCTTCGCGAGTCCGGCTTTTTGGGTTTACACTGTCGGCTTTAGCGCCGGTATGGGCACCTACTTCGTCTTCTTCTCGACGGCTCCCCGTGTGCTCATAGGCCAAGCGGAATATTCCGAGATCGGATTCAGCTTTGCCTTCGCCACTGTCGCGCTTGTAATGATCGTGACAACCCGTTTCGCGAAGTCCTTTGTCGCCAGATGGGGCATCGCAGGATGCGTGGCGCGTGGGATGGCGTTGCTTGTTTGCGGAGCGGTCCTGTTGGGGATCGGCGAACTTTACGGCTCGCCGTCATTCCTCACCTTCATCCTACCGATGTGGGTTGTCGCGGTCGGTATTGTCTTCACGGTGTCCGTTACCGCGAACGGCGCTTTGGCAGAGTTCGACGACATCGCGGGATCAGCGGTCGCGTTCTACTTCTGCGTTCAAAGCCTGATAGTCAGCATTGTCGGGACATTGGCGGTGGCACTTTTAAACGGTGACACAGCGTGGCCCGTGATCTGTTACGCCACGGCGATGGCGGTACTGGTTTCGTTGGGGCTGGTGCTCCTTCGGCTCCGTGGGGCTGCCACCGAGAAGTCGCCAGTCGTCTAACCGACGACTGGTAGCAGGCCCGCTCCGATGCGGCGCACTAACCATCGAAACCTCGTGAATGTCGGTATCCTGTCTGGCAGGATACCGCTCATTTCCCTTGTTCAGTTCATCGCCGTCGCCGAGCATCTGAATTTTCGGCATGCGGCCAAGGCACTTGGTATCAGCCAGTCGAGCGTCAGCGCGCGTGTGAAAGCGCTGGAGGATAACCTTGGTGTCCTGCTATTTGAGCGCCATGCGCGGGGCGTTCGGCTAACAGACGCAGGCAGGCACTTCATGGAGCGTGTCACGGCGGGTGTCGATCAACTCGATCACGCAGTGAAGACCGCGGAGTGACGGGCACTGGCTGGCAATGTCTAGCAACGGCAGGCATTTCGGCTGAGGGTAAAAGAACTTTCCGCTAAGCGATAGACTGTATGTAAACACAGTATTGCAAGGACGCGGAACATGCCTCATGTGGCGGCCAGGACGGCCAGCCGGGATCGGGATACTGGTCGTTACCAGAGCCACCGACCCGAGCAAACCC encodes:
- the floR gene encoding chloramphenicol/florfenicol efflux MFS transporter FloR, with product MTTTRPAWAYTLPAALLLMAPFDILASLAMDIYLPVVPAMPGILNTTPAMIQLTLSLYMVMLGVGQVIFGPLSDRIGRRPILLAGATAFVIASLGAAWSSTAPAFVAFRLLQAVGASAMLVATFATVRDVYANRPEGVVIYGLFSSMLAFVPALGPIAGVLIGEFLGWQAIFITLAILAMLALLNAGFRWHETRPLDQVKTRRSVLPIFASPAFWVYTVGFSAGMGTYFVFFSTAPRVLIGQAEYSEIGFSFAFATVALVMIVTTRFAKSFVARWGIAGCVARGMALLVCGAVLLGIGELYGSPSFLTFILPMWVVAVGIVFTVSVTANGALAEFDDIAGSAVAFYFCVQSLIVSIVGTLAVALLNGDTAWPVICYATAMAVLVSLGLVLLRLRGAATEKSPVV
- a CDS encoding LysR family transcriptional regulator, producing MRRTNHRNLVNVGILSGRIPLISLVQFIAVAEHLNFRHAAKALGISQSSVSARVKALEDNLGVLLFERHARGVRLTDAGRHFMERVTAGVDQLDHAVKTAE